The following coding sequences are from one Halobacteriovorax sp. JY17 window:
- a CDS encoding DUF3050 domain-containing protein: MKNLLKEIDALHSSLEDHLVYKKIEDIDSLKVFMQYHVFAVWDFMSLLKSLQREITCVEVPWRPSKYSKEIVRMVNEIVLGEESDLDKEGRACDHFSLYLSAMEEVGASTLAIRDFLENYEMNDLPSEVKSFVSFNLNLALGNEPHKVAAAFFFGREKLIPDMFTGLLSYIKNEEINCPTLIYYIERHIELDGDEHSILAKKCLEELCGGDEKKLAAAYEIGKQSLELRVKLWDGVLRELSSESPLAYN, encoded by the coding sequence ATGAAAAACCTCCTAAAAGAAATAGACGCCCTGCATAGTTCTCTAGAAGATCATCTTGTTTATAAGAAAATTGAAGATATAGATTCTCTGAAAGTTTTTATGCAGTATCATGTCTTTGCTGTTTGGGACTTTATGTCTCTATTAAAATCACTCCAAAGAGAAATCACATGTGTTGAAGTTCCTTGGCGTCCTTCAAAATATTCTAAAGAAATTGTTCGCATGGTTAATGAGATCGTCCTTGGTGAAGAAAGTGATCTTGATAAAGAGGGAAGAGCTTGCGATCACTTTTCTCTCTATCTATCAGCGATGGAAGAGGTTGGGGCAAGTACTTTAGCAATTAGGGATTTCCTAGAAAATTATGAAATGAATGATCTTCCAAGTGAAGTTAAGTCCTTTGTGTCTTTTAATTTGAATTTAGCACTTGGAAATGAACCCCATAAAGTTGCAGCGGCTTTCTTCTTTGGAAGAGAGAAGCTAATTCCTGATATGTTCACAGGCCTTTTAAGCTATATCAAAAATGAAGAGATAAATTGCCCAACACTTATCTACTATATTGAAAGACATATTGAACTTGATGGTGATGAGCACTCTATATTGGCAAAGAAATGCCTAGAGGAGCTTTGTGGTGGTGACGAGAAGAAATTAGCGGCTGCCTATGAAATTGGAAAGCAGTCCTTAGAACTTCGTGTAAAACTATGGGACGGAGTTTTAAGAGAATTATCTAGCGAGTCTCCATTAGCCTACAACTAG